A segment of the Manis javanica isolate MJ-LG chromosome 17, MJ_LKY, whole genome shotgun sequence genome:
ATGAGGGAGACTGTGGGAGGAGAGCAGGAGCTGAGTTTGAGATGCCAGTGAGGCATCCGAGTGGCTGTGACATTTGGATATAGGAGCCTGGAGCTCAGGGGAGAGGACTGGGCAGGAATCTGAAGCAGAGAAGTAGTGGATGAAGCTGTCATCAAGGGAGAGAGAGCAGTCAGAGGCAAGAAGATGGTCAGAGACAGCCCTGACAGTGATAAGTAGGCCGAGGACTTCGGTCCTCCCCTCCACTCCCCGTTCTCTGGTGGGCAGGATGTAGTGTTCCTCAGCTTCCAGCGTGCACAGTCCACCAGTGTGAAGCTTGCATCTGTGAGGCTGTCCTACTATCTTATCATGTACCAAATAGCAGCTACCTGTAAATCTAACCTACAAGTCGGCTCCCTTTCAGACATTAGCCTCATTCCAAGCAGCTCTGTCTGTGATATCACAGGTTTGATGTGCTAATTACATTTCATTTCTGCATACACATGGAAAAACATTTACAACTATGCATATAAAAGTGGCATCTCTTCCTGACTTAAGCCACCTTTGCTCATGCCAAGCCACCACTACTAGCATATACTGTGCCTTTCTGCACGTGGAGAAGGGCACCCCCTCCTGGTGTGGGGAGAAAGTTCATCTAAATCTCTCTCCGCCCGGTGCTCCCCCTGGCGGTTGCTgttgtgcagtgcacaacctgTATCACTATCAAGCCGATTTGGATTTACCGCAGTTGAGGAAGCGCTGGACTGACTAAACCATGTGCGGTTCTTAGTTTACACCGGGCCCCACTGTCGTTGTTGTTATTAATGGTAGTATCGTAGTGCTGTGGGAAGGGGGAGCAAGGAGAGCGCCCACCCCAGGCCCCACTCCTGGATCCTCGGTGTCTTCCCAGGGGCTGCAGAAGATGATAGACCCTACCTAGCACCCCCAGCCATGAAGTTCAGCCGCAGCCTGTCTGTGCCTGGCTCGGAGGACATCCCCCCGCCACCCACCACGTCCCCACCGGAGCCCCCCTACAGCACacctccagccccctcctcctccggACGGCTCACCCCCTCACCCCGCGGAGGGGCCTTCAACCCCGGCTCAGGTGGCCCCCTCCCCGCCTCTTCCCCTTCGTCCTTTGACGGGCCCTCCCTTCCCGACACCCGTGTAGGGGGCCGAGAGAAGAGCCTGTACCACAGCGGCCCTCTGCCCCCGgcccaccaccaccctccccaccaccaccaccaccacgccCCGCCCCCGCAGCCTCACCACCACCACGCCCACCCCCCTCACCCGCCGGAGATGGAGACCGGGGGCTCCCCCGACGACCCCCCGCCGCGACTGGCTCTGGGGCCCCAGCCTAGCCTGCGCGGCTGGCGGGGCGGCGGGCCCAGCCCGACCCCGGGGGCCCCGTCCCCGGCGCACCATGGCGGCGCGGGCGGGGGCCTCGGCTccccccaggcccccgccctGCGTTACTTTCAGCTGCCCCCGCGGGCGGCCAGCGCGGCCATGTACGTGCCCGCGCGCTCGGGCCGCGGGCGCAAGGGGCCGCTGGTCAAGCAGACCAAAGTGGAGGGCGAGCCCCAGAAGGGCGGCGGCCTCCCGCCCGCCCCCTCGCCCGCGTCCCCGCAGCCGCCGCCGGCCGCCCCCTCGGAGAAGAactccatccccatccccaccatcaTCATCAAGGCCCCGTCCACCAGTAGCAGCGGCCGCAGCAGCCAGGGCAGCAGCACCGAGGCGGAGCCCCCGAGCCAGCCCGAGGCCGGCGGCGGCCCCTCCGCGCAAAGCCCCGGCCCGGCCGTGCCGCCCTCGCCCTCGCCCGTGCCCACCCCCACGTCGCCCAGCGGCCCCGCCACCCTCGACTTCACCAGCCAGTTCGGAGCGGCGCTGGTGGGGGCGGCGCGCAGAGAAGGGGGCTGGCAGAGCGAGGCCCGCCGGCGCTCCACGCTCTTCCTCTCCACCGACGCGGGGGACGAGGACGGCGGCGACGGCGTGCTCGGGGCGGGGGCGCCCCCGGGCCCCCGGCTGCGCCACTCCAAGTCCATCGACGAGGGCATGTTCTCCGCCGAGCCCTACCTCCGGCTGGAGACCGGCGGTGGCGGCGGCTACGCGGGCTACGGGCCGGGCGGCCGAGCCTACGCGGGCAGCGGGAGCAGCAGCGCCTTCACCAGCTTCCTGCCGCCGCGGCCCCTGGTCCACCCGCTGACCGGCAAGGCCCTGGACCCCGCCTCCCCGCTTGGGCTGGCCCTGGCCGCCCGAGAGCGGGCGCTGAAGGAGTCCTCGGAGGGCGGCGGGGCCCCCCAGCCGCCTCCACGGCCCCCATCGCCCCGCTACGAGGCCCCGCCACCCACCCCGCACCACCACTCGCCCCACGCCCACCACGAGCCATTGCTGCGTCTCTGGGGAGCCTCCCCACCGGACCCcgcccgccgggagctggggtacCGCGCAGGGCTGGGCAGCCAGGAAAAGTCCCTTCCGGCCAGCCCACCAGCAGCCCGACGCTCCTTGCTGCACCGCTTGCCGCCAACAGCCCCCGGGGTGGGGCCCCTCCTGCTACAGCTGGGCTCGGAGCCCCCCGCCCCGCACCCGGGGGTGAGCAAGGCCTGGAGGTCCGCAGCCCCTGAGGAGCCCGAGCGGCTGCCCCTACACGTGCGGTTCCTTGAGAACTGCCAGCCCCGGGCCACTGGGGCGGCAGGGAGGGGACCCCCCTCAGAGGATGGGCCTGGGGTTCCGCCTCCCAGCCCACGCCGGTCCGTACCCCCTTCGCCAACCTCCCCACGGGGCAGTGAAGAGAACGGGCTTCCTCTGTTGGTCCTGCCGCCCCCTGCCCCCTCCGTGGACGTGGAAGACGGTGAATTCCTCTTTGTGGAACCGCTGCCCCCCCCTCTAGAGTTCTCCAACAGCTTCGAGAAGCCCGAGTCGCCCCTCACGCCTGGGCCTCCCCACCCACTGCCAGACCCACCCACCCCGACCAGCCCGTTGCCCCCTGTGCCACCCCCTGCCGTTGCCTCTGCCCCGCCCACCCTGGACTCCACCGCATCCAGCCTGACTTCCTATGACAGTGAGGTGGCCACGCTGACCCAGGGGGCCCCTGCAGCTCCTGGGGACgcccctcctccaggcccacctgcCCCAGCCGCCCCAGCTCCCCCGGCCCCACAGCCTGGCCCAGACCCTCCACCTGGCACCGATTCTGGTATTGAGGAGGTGGACAGTCGGAGCAGTAGTGACCACCCTCTGGAGACCATCAGCAGCGCATCCACGCTGAGCAGCCTGTCTGCTGAAGGTGGTGGCAGCGCAGGAGGTGGTGGCGGCGGGGCCAGTGTGGCCAGTGGGCCTGAGCTTCTGGACACCTATGTGGCCTACCTGGATGGCCAGGCCTTTGGTGGGAGTGGTACTCCTGGCCCACCATACCCCCCACAGCTCATGACTCCCTCTAAGCTCCGGGGTCGGGCACTGGGGGCCAGTGGTGGCCTGCGGCCCAGCCCCAGTGGGGGACTCCGCGACCCTATCACTCCCACCAGCCCCACTGTCTCGGTGACAGGGGCTGGAACCGATGGGCTGCTGGCCCTGAGTGGTTGCTCTGGACCATCGACAGTGGGTGTACCCGGGGGTCCAGTGACTGTAGAGCCAGAAGGCCCACCAGTGCCCTTGCCATCGGCTTCCTCCCTGCCTCGGAAGCTGCTGCCTTGGGAGGAGGGCCCGGGCCCTCCGCCACCACCCCTGCCCGGGCCCCTGGCCCAGCCTCAGGCCTCAGCCTTGGCCACAGTGAAAGCCAGCATCATCAGTGAGCTCAGCTCCAAGCTTCAGCAATTCGGGGGCTCTTCGGCAGCTGGTGGCGCTCTGCCGTGGGCCCGGGGAGGCAGCGGGGGAAGCGGGGACAGCCACCACGGGGGAGCCAGCTATGTTCCCGAGAGGACCTCTTCCCTGCAACGGCAGAGGTAAGCAGGGGCTGATGCTGTGGGTACCAGAGTCCACCTTCCCCATAGCTGTATCCCTTTAGGATCCCAGATGGCAGAAACAACACAAACTAGGCTGGCTTGCAGACGTTTGTCCTCAAGGAAAACATACTTTCACAGATAACTTTAAGTTTTCCCTTTATCTCAGTAGCTTCTGTGGTCTCTCATCACCATGACAACCCACATCCGATGATGAACaaaaagttattagcaaaagagaCTGGAGCAAATTTGCTGATGTCTGTTTCATTGGTGGGCTGTCAGTTCTGACAGTCCCTGAAATCTGCAAGTCCCCTGAACCCAGTGTAGCTCAAAACAGGATGCTTTAGGGCACAGCGGTTCTGAGTGTGGTTCTGGAGCAGATCTTGGATTCTGGTCCCAGCCCTGTATTTTCTAACTGGGTGGCCTTAGGCAAAGGAATGCGCGTCTCTGTGAAGGGGGATAGCATATAGTACCCACCTAAAGAGGtttttgagaggattaaatgtgGGCCATTGTTAcaagatggggaggggaggggcctccTACAAAAGCCCAGCAAATACAGATGGGGAAATGTGGGAGGTTGCAGAAGTTTCCCACAGCAGCAAGCTAGCCTGAATCACCATAAGGTTCCAGGTCATTCAGGACTTTCTAGGCTTAGGGAAAGTAGAGTCACCTTCCTGATTCAGACACAGAGAGAGTGGGGAAGGCTTCTTCAATCCCCTTGTCCATCTGCAGGACTCACTTTAATTCTGTTTGAGGATCTGATGTCCTCATGGTGATACTCAAACGTGGTTTTATCAGGCCTTTGAGATCTTAAGGCAAgtcactgattatttttaagtcttCTGGGTAGAGGAGAGGATGCTTAGTTTAGTCGACAGATGCGCCGGCTACTGGTTTATCACCTTCCATGTGCTGGGTGCCCTTCTGGGTGAGCGGGACCCCAGAGCGGGCAGGATGGGCAAAGCAGTGCCCTCACAGAGCTCCTAGTCTCATGAGGCAGGATGGGgaccagaaaattttaaaaatcattgcagtcatcctctggaaaaaaaatacaataatgggATGGTTAGAGAAGGTCTCTCAAGTGACCAGCATGATGAGCAGAgactggaggaggggagggaacaCAACCCATGGTAAGTGGGGGAAGAATGAGCTAGGCAGAGGGAACCAccagtgcaaagaccctgaggtagGACTGTTCTGGAGGCAGCAAAAGGGATGAGGGGAACCTTTTTCTCcccttgtttcttctctttttcatcttcctctcctcatctctctctccctctctctctgtcccccatcccctttcatttctctccCCCCAATGCTCATCCACTTTGTCCCTGCTCACTGTCTCCCTGTCTTCCACTCTGCTGTGACTGGCCATAACCCGAAAGGCAGTATAGAGTAGTGGTTAAGAGCTCAGACTTTGGTGCCATATAActgggctctgccacttcctggctgtgtgtccttaggcaagttacttaacctctctgtgctgacgatgatgatgatgataatagtaACCTGCATCAGGGCTGTCATGGGGATTAAATTGAGATCCAATATGCAGAGCActcagaacaatgcctggcacacgtGAGCATCAGTAAGTGGTGGCGATTATTATTATCACttaatgtctctttttctttcatctctcttgactgtcaccctctccctgctcccctcatCTCTGTCCTGACATTCGTCATACCCCCTCGCTCCTCTCTCTTACCATCTCTCTTCTCGgtctctctgcccccaccccatgtctctcttcccctctccctgtaTCTTGACCTCTGCCTGTTTCTCACCCCACCCTTGCCCTCCAAACCCCtctcctccacccctgccccttgTCACTTTGCAGACTCTCTGAAGACGCCCAGCCCTCACTCCTCTCCAAACCCGTCAGCAGCCTGTTTCAGAACTGGCCCAAACCACCTCTGCCACCACTCCCCACAGGAACTGGGGTCCCCCCTTCAGCCGCTGGGGCCCCAGGAGCCACCTCgccctcagcctcctcctccacGTCCACCCGCCACCTCCAGGGCGTGGAGTTCGAGATGCGGCCCCCTCTGCTCCGCAGGGCCCCCAGCCCCTCGCTGCTGCCCACCTCGGAGCACAAGGTCAGCCCTGCGCCCCGGCCCTCGTCCCTGCCCATCCTGCCTTCTGGACCCCTCTACCCGGGCCTCTTTGACATCCGCAGCTCCCCCACTGGAGGGGCAGGAGGCTCAGCTGACCCCTTCGCCCCTGTCTTTGTGCCACCGCACCCTGGGATGTCCGGGGGGCTTGGTGGAGCCTTGTCAGGGGCCTCGCGATCCCTCTCACCAACCCGCCTGCTTTCGCTGCCCCCGGACAAGCCTTTTGGCGCTAAACCTCTGGGGTTCTGGACCAAGTTCGACGTGGCTGATTGGCTTGAGTGGCTGGGCTTGGCTGAGCACCGAGCCCAGTTCCTGGACCACGAGATTGACGGTTCCCACCTGCCCGCCTTGACCAAGGAGGACTATGTCGATCTGGGTGTGACCAGGGTGGGCCACCGCATGAACATCGACCGGGCTCTCAAATTTTTCCTGGAGAGGTGATGGCTGGCCTGGACGGACCAGCCCGTCCACAGAACCCTTGAGCCTTCTGGCCTCTTGACCTCTGACCCCTGACCATCATTGTCTGTCCTGGGCCAGGGACTCTACTAAAACTGCTCCCTGCCCTCGTCTCCCAAGGCCCGAGGTCACCAGATGGCCTGATCCTGGCCAGGCATCGCACCTCACAGGAGGGGGCAGCTGACACAGACTGTGTGTgaaacagagagcagagagcagcgGAAGGGGGTGGCTGGAGGAAATTAcagagggggatggaggagaagggaagggtCGATTTTGGGGGGGGACAGACAGAGCCATAGAGGGTCAGCCCTGAGCCTGACTGGATGGGGGGTCATCCCCCAGGCCACAGGGGAAGGGAGTGCCCTCAGATTCCACCACCTGCCGCCCCTCTAAcaacccttcccccatctccAGGCCCCACCTTCCCCTCTCCCAGCACACACAGCAGCCCCCCCTGCCTTTTGCACGCTCCTTTGCACGCCTGCttgcctctcttccctccctgggcTACAATTTTGCACAAACTTGCCCTCTCGCAGTCTTGCACACTCCACCTTCGCTTCCCGCTTGCGAGGCCCTCTCAGCTCTCAAACACGCGCTGTTTCTCTCGCACTCTGCGTTTCCGTTCCCATGCTCCACACCGACTCCCTGGAACTCGGCTTGCACACTCTTCCCTCGGCCCTCCCTTACACTCCTCACTTCTGGAAATCTCCGGGCCCTTGCTGCAGACACACTTGGGACACCCTTTCCCTCGCCCACTCACAGACTCTGCACACATCCCCTGGCACACCCTTCTCTTTGTTCAGCCCTTGCACACTCGCTGGCCTGTGCACCTCTGCTGACACTCTTGCCTCCGACTTTCCCTTCCTATCCTTGAACCCCGCCCCATTCTTTCTGGACCCAtctctcccacctctccctctcACGTGACACGCCCAtacccttccctccccttctcacACACTCACTTCTTACCACGTATCTTGCATCTTGCCTCCCAGGAACTGGTTCTCTCTCAAAtgcccactccctcccttctttgCCGGACTCCCACTGCCTCCCACCTTTCTCTTCCCAATCTTTGTCCAGCTCCACTCTTGACTCTCTTGTGAGCCTCCCCACACACTCACTCTGGCACACGCGCCCTCCCAGCACTCCCGTGGCTCTCTTCGAGCCAAGTGTGTTTTCCCTGAACAATGTCCTTGCACACCGTGCCTTCGCGGCACACTCGTTTTTGAGTTTCCACTTCTTGTCATCTTCAGGTGACTTTTCCCATCTCCCTGGGTGGGGGGACTGTACCCCTCTTTTCTTCTGCACAGTGGTCTCAGTCCACATTCCTTGCGCTGTATTCTGGTTTCTCGCTTGGCGCC
Coding sequences within it:
- the SHANK1 gene encoding SH3 and multiple ankyrin repeat domains protein 1 isoform X4, whose translation is MTHSPVSSEDEERHSASECPEGGSESDSSPDGPGRGPRGPRGQGSGVPGSLASVRGLQGRSMSVPDDAHFSMMVFRIGIPDLHQTKCLRFNPDATIWTAKQQVLCALSESLQDVLNYGLFQPATSGRDANFLEEERLLREYPQSFEKGVPYLEFRYKTRVYKQTNLDEKQLAKLHTKTGLKKFLEYVQLGTSDKVARLLDKGLDPNYHDSDSGETPLTLAAQTEGSVEVIRTLCLGGAHIDFRARDGMTALHKAACARHCLALTALLDLGGSPNYKDRRGLTPLFHTAMVGGDPRCCELLLFNRAQLGIADENGWQEIHQACQRGNSQHLEHLLFYGAEPGAQNASGNTALHICALYNKETCARILLYRGANKDVKNNNGQTPFQVAVIAGNFELGELIRNHREQDVVPFQESPKYAARRRGPPGAGLTVPPALLRANSDTSMALPDWMVFAAPGTSSSGAPGPTSGPQGQSQPSAPSTKLSSGTLRSASSPRGARARSPSRGRHPEEAKRQPRGRPSSSGTPREGPAGGTGGSGGPGGSLGSRGRRRKLYSAVPGRSFMAVKSYQAQAEGEISLSKGEKIKVLSIGEGGFWEGQVKGRVGWFPSDCLEEVANRSQEGKQESRSDKAKRLFRHYTVGSYDSFDAPRSLMDGIGPGSDYVIKEKTVLLQKKDSEGFGFVLRGAKAQTPIEEFTPTPAFPALQYLESVDEGGVAWRAGLRMGDFLIEVNGQNVVKVGHRQVVNMIRQGGNTLMVKVVMVTRHPDMDEAVRKKAPQQAKRLPPPAISLRSKSMTSELEEMVSPWKKKSEYEQQPAPVPSMEKKRTVYQMALNKLDEILAAAQQTISASESPGPGGLASLGKHRPKGFFATESSFDPHHRSQPSYERPSYLPPGPGLMLRQKSIGAAEDDRPYLAPPAMKFSRSLSVPGSEDIPPPPTTSPPEPPYSTPPAPSSSGRLTPSPRGGAFNPGSGGPLPASSPSSFDGPSLPDTRVGGREKSLYHSGPLPPAHHHPPHHHHHHAPPPQPHHHHAHPPHPPEMETGGSPDDPPPRLALGPQPSLRGWRGGGPSPTPGAPSPAHHGGAGGGLGSPQAPALRYFQLPPRAASAAMYVPARSGRGRKGPLVKQTKVEGEPQKGGGLPPAPSPASPQPPPAAPSEKNSIPIPTIIIKAPSTSSSGRSSQGSSTEAEPPSQPEAGGGPSAQSPGPAVPPSPSPVPTPTSPSGPATLDFTSQFGAALVGAARREGGWQSEARRRSTLFLSTDAGDEDGGDGVLGAGAPPGPRLRHSKSIDEGMFSAEPYLRLETGGGGGYAGYGPGGRAYAGSGSSSAFTSFLPPRPLVHPLTGKALDPASPLGLALAARERALKESSEGGGAPQPPPRPPSPRYEAPPPTPHHHSPHAHHEPLLRLWGASPPDPARRELGYRAGLGSQEKSLPASPPAARRSLLHRLPPTAPGVGPLLLQLGSEPPAPHPGVSKAWRSAAPEEPERLPLHVRFLENCQPRATGAAGRGPPSEDGPGVPPPSPRRSVPPSPTSPRGSEENGLPLLVLPPPAPSVDVEDGEFLFVEPLPPPLEFSNSFEKPESPLTPGPPHPLPDPPTPTSPLPPVPPPAVASAPPTLDSTASSLTSYDSEVATLTQGAPAAPGDAPPPGPPAPAAPAPPAPQPGPDPPPGTDSGIEEVDSRSSSDHPLETISSASTLSSLSAEGGGSAGGGGGGASVASGPELLDTYVAYLDGQAFGGSGTPGPPYPPQLMTPSKLRGRALGASGGLRPSPSGGLRDPITPTSPTVSVTGAGTDGLLALSGCSGPSTVGVPGGPVTVEPEGPPVPLPSASSLPRKLLPWEEGPGPPPPPLPGPLAQPQASALATVKASIISELSSKLQQFGGSSAAGGALPWARGGSGGSGDSHHGGASYVPERTSSLQRQRLSEDAQPSLLSKPVSSLFQNWPKPPLPPLPTGTGVPPSAAGAPGATSPSASSSTSTRHLQGVEFEMRPPLLRRAPSPSLLPTSEHKVSPAPRPSSLPILPSGPLYPGLFDIRSSPTGGAGGSADPFAPVFVPPHPGMSGGLGGALSGASRSLSPTRLLSLPPDKPFGAKPLGFWTKFDVADWLEWLGLAEHRAQFLDHEIDGSHLPALTKEDYVDLGVTRVGHRMNIDRALKFFLER
- the SHANK1 gene encoding SH3 and multiple ankyrin repeat domains protein 1 isoform X6, giving the protein MTHSPVSSEDEERHSASECPEGGSESDSSPDGPGRGPRGPRGQGSGVPGSLASVRGLQGRSMSVPDDAHFSMMVFRIGIPDLHQTKCLRFNPDATIWTAKQQVLCALSESLQDVLNYGLFQPATSGRDANFLEEERLLREYPQSFEKGVPYLEFRYKTRVYKQTNLDEKQLAKLHTKTGLKKFLEYVQLGTSDKVARLLDKGLDPNYHDSDSGETPLTLAAQTEGSVEVIRTLCLGGAHIDFRARDGMTALHKAACARHCLALTALLDLGGSPNYKDRRGLTPLFHTAMVGGDPRCCELLLFNRAQLGIADENGWQEIHQACQRGNSQHLEHLLFYGAEPGAQNASGNTALHICALYNKETCARILLYRGANKDVKNNNGQTPFQVAVIAGNFELGELIRNHREQDVVPFQESPKYAARRRGPPGAGLTVPPALLRANSDTSMALPDWMVFAAPGTSSSGAPGPTSGPQGQSQPSAPSTKLSSGTLRSASSPRGARARSPSRGRHPEEAKRQPRGRPSSSGTPREGPAGGTGGSGGPGGSLGSRGRRRKLYSAVPGRSFMAVKSYQAQAEGEISLSKGEKIKVLSIGEGGFWEGQVKGRVGWFPSDCLEEVANRSQEGKQESRSDKAKRLFRHYTVGSYDSFDAPSLMDGIGPGSDYVIKEKTVLLQKKDSEGFGFVLRGAKAQTPIEEFTPTPAFPALQYLESVDEGGVAWRAGLRMGDFLIEVNGQNVVKVGHRQVVNMIRQGGNTLMVKVVMVTRHPDMDEAVRKKAPQQAKRLPPPAISLRSKSMTSELEEMEYEQQPAPVPSMEKKRTVYQMALNKLDEILAAAQQTISASESPGPGGLASLGKHRPKGFFATESSFDPHHRSQPSYERPSYLPPGPGLMLRQKSIGAAEDDRPYLAPPAMKFSRSLSVPGSEDIPPPPTTSPPEPPYSTPPAPSSSGRLTPSPRGGAFNPGSGGPLPASSPSSFDGPSLPDTRVGGREKSLYHSGPLPPAHHHPPHHHHHHAPPPQPHHHHAHPPHPPEMETGGSPDDPPPRLALGPQPSLRGWRGGGPSPTPGAPSPAHHGGAGGGLGSPQAPALRYFQLPPRAASAAMYVPARSGRGRKGPLVKQTKVEGEPQKGGGLPPAPSPASPQPPPAAPSEKNSIPIPTIIIKAPSTSSSGRSSQGSSTEAEPPSQPEAGGGPSAQSPGPAVPPSPSPVPTPTSPSGPATLDFTSQFGAALVGAARREGGWQSEARRRSTLFLSTDAGDEDGGDGVLGAGAPPGPRLRHSKSIDEGMFSAEPYLRLETGGGGGYAGYGPGGRAYAGSGSSSAFTSFLPPRPLVHPLTGKALDPASPLGLALAARERALKESSEGGGAPQPPPRPPSPRYEAPPPTPHHHSPHAHHEPLLRLWGASPPDPARRELGYRAGLGSQEKSLPASPPAARRSLLHRLPPTAPGVGPLLLQLGSEPPAPHPGVSKAWRSAAPEEPERLPLHVRFLENCQPRATGAAGRGPPSEDGPGVPPPSPRRSVPPSPTSPRGSEENGLPLLVLPPPAPSVDVEDGEFLFVEPLPPPLEFSNSFEKPESPLTPGPPHPLPDPPTPTSPLPPVPPPAVASAPPTLDSTASSLTSYDSEVATLTQGAPAAPGDAPPPGPPAPAAPAPPAPQPGPDPPPGTDSGIEEVDSRSSSDHPLETISSASTLSSLSAEGGGSAGGGGGGASVASGPELLDTYVAYLDGQAFGGSGTPGPPYPPQLMTPSKLRGRALGASGGLRPSPSGGLRDPITPTSPTVSVTGAGTDGLLALSGCSGPSTVGVPGGPVTVEPEGPPVPLPSASSLPRKLLPWEEGPGPPPPPLPGPLAQPQASALATVKASIISELSSKLQQFGGSSAAGGALPWARGGSGGSGDSHHGGASYVPERTSSLQRQRLSEDAQPSLLSKPVSSLFQNWPKPPLPPLPTGTGVPPSAAGAPGATSPSASSSTSTRHLQGVEFEMRPPLLRRAPSPSLLPTSEHKVSPAPRPSSLPILPSGPLYPGLFDIRSSPTGGAGGSADPFAPVFVPPHPGMSGGLGGALSGASRSLSPTRLLSLPPDKPFGAKPLGFWTKFDVADWLEWLGLAEHRAQFLDHEIDGSHLPALTKEDYVDLGVTRVGHRMNIDRALKFFLER
- the SHANK1 gene encoding SH3 and multiple ankyrin repeat domains protein 1 isoform X5, giving the protein MTHSPVSSEDEERHSASECPEGGSESDSSPDGPGRGPRGPRGQGSGVPGSLASVRGLQGRSMSVPDDAHFSMMVFRIGIPDLHQTKCLRFNPDATIWTAKQQVLCALSESLQDVLNYGLFQPATSGRDANFLEEERLLREYPQSFEKGVPYLEFRYKTRVYKQTNLDEKQLAKLHTKTGLKKFLEYVQLGTSDKVARLLDKGLDPNYHDSDSGETPLTLAAQTEGSVEVIRTLCLGGAHIDFRARDGMTALHKAACARHCLALTALLDLGGSPNYKDRRGLTPLFHTAMVGGDPRCCELLLFNRAQLGIADENGWQEIHQACQRGNSQHLEHLLFYGAEPGAQNASGNTALHICALYNKETCARILLYRGANKDVKNNNGQTPFQVAVIAGNFELGELIRNHREQDVVPFQESPKYAARRRGPPGAGLTVPPALLRANSDTSMALPDWMVFAAPGTSSSGAPGPTSGPQGQSQPSAPSTKLSSGTLRSASSPRGARARSPSRGRHPEEAKRQPRGRPSSSGTPREGPAGGTGGSGGPGGSLGSRGRRRKLYSAVPGRSFMAVKSYQAQAEGEISLSKGEKIKVLSIGEGGFWEGQVKGRVGWFPSDCLEEVANRSQEGKQESRSDKAKRLFRHYTVGSYDSFDAPSDYVIKEKTVLLQKKDSEGFGFVLRGAKAQTPIEEFTPTPAFPALQYLESVDEGGVAWRAGLRMGDFLIEVNGQNVVKVGHRQVVNMIRQGGNTLMVKVVMVTRHPDMDEAVRKKAPQQAKRLPPPAISLRSKSMTSELEEMVSPWKKKSEYEQQPAPVPSMEKKRTVYQMALNKLDEILAAAQQTISASESPGPGGLASLGKHRPKGFFATESSFDPHHRSQPSYERPSYLPPGPGLMLRQKSIGAAEDDRPYLAPPAMKFSRSLSVPGSEDIPPPPTTSPPEPPYSTPPAPSSSGRLTPSPRGGAFNPGSGGPLPASSPSSFDGPSLPDTRVGGREKSLYHSGPLPPAHHHPPHHHHHHAPPPQPHHHHAHPPHPPEMETGGSPDDPPPRLALGPQPSLRGWRGGGPSPTPGAPSPAHHGGAGGGLGSPQAPALRYFQLPPRAASAAMYVPARSGRGRKGPLVKQTKVEGEPQKGGGLPPAPSPASPQPPPAAPSEKNSIPIPTIIIKAPSTSSSGRSSQGSSTEAEPPSQPEAGGGPSAQSPGPAVPPSPSPVPTPTSPSGPATLDFTSQFGAALVGAARREGGWQSEARRRSTLFLSTDAGDEDGGDGVLGAGAPPGPRLRHSKSIDEGMFSAEPYLRLETGGGGGYAGYGPGGRAYAGSGSSSAFTSFLPPRPLVHPLTGKALDPASPLGLALAARERALKESSEGGGAPQPPPRPPSPRYEAPPPTPHHHSPHAHHEPLLRLWGASPPDPARRELGYRAGLGSQEKSLPASPPAARRSLLHRLPPTAPGVGPLLLQLGSEPPAPHPGVSKAWRSAAPEEPERLPLHVRFLENCQPRATGAAGRGPPSEDGPGVPPPSPRRSVPPSPTSPRGSEENGLPLLVLPPPAPSVDVEDGEFLFVEPLPPPLEFSNSFEKPESPLTPGPPHPLPDPPTPTSPLPPVPPPAVASAPPTLDSTASSLTSYDSEVATLTQGAPAAPGDAPPPGPPAPAAPAPPAPQPGPDPPPGTDSGIEEVDSRSSSDHPLETISSASTLSSLSAEGGGSAGGGGGGASVASGPELLDTYVAYLDGQAFGGSGTPGPPYPPQLMTPSKLRGRALGASGGLRPSPSGGLRDPITPTSPTVSVTGAGTDGLLALSGCSGPSTVGVPGGPVTVEPEGPPVPLPSASSLPRKLLPWEEGPGPPPPPLPGPLAQPQASALATVKASIISELSSKLQQFGGSSAAGGALPWARGGSGGSGDSHHGGASYVPERTSSLQRQRLSEDAQPSLLSKPVSSLFQNWPKPPLPPLPTGTGVPPSAAGAPGATSPSASSSTSTRHLQGVEFEMRPPLLRRAPSPSLLPTSEHKVSPAPRPSSLPILPSGPLYPGLFDIRSSPTGGAGGSADPFAPVFVPPHPGMSGGLGGALSGASRSLSPTRLLSLPPDKPFGAKPLGFWTKFDVADWLEWLGLAEHRAQFLDHEIDGSHLPALTKEDYVDLGVTRVGHRMNIDRALKFFLER